A window of Longimicrobiaceae bacterium genomic DNA:
CCCCCCCCCCCCACCACGGTGACGAAGCCGCTCAGTTACATTCTCTCGACCGGGGTGGTGCCGCCGCCGCAGTCGTTGTAGCACACCCCGTTCGTGACGCAGCAGTTCGCGCCGTCGGAGCACTTCTCCCCGTTGAGGTAACAGTCCTGGATGGTCACGTCGCCCGGCTCCTGCGCCTGGCCGAGGTACGCGCCTCCCAGGCCGATCACGGCGATGGCGCCCAGGTTGAGGAAGAGCTTCCGCATGGTGCCTCCTTGAGATGGGAACGGTTGAACTGCACGACAGCGCTCTCCCAAGGCAACTGAGATGCCGCTTGGCATCCCTCGATCAACGCTCTCGCAACCCGCTGCCATGCAATTGTTTGTGGGTTCATCCCGGTCGCCCGCCGTCGCCGTTGAGACACCGTTCGATCAGCGTTCGGACGCCGTTCAAACGGTGGGAGCACCGCTGCCCCCGGAGGGCGGCGCCTGGGAGGCGCCTCCTCTCCCGGCGAGGCTCACCACCGTCTCCGCCGCTTCTCCGGCATCGCCTCTGGCCACCTCCGTGGCGCCCTCGCGGTAACCGAATGCGCGGAGCTTCGCCCAAAGGGTAGATCGGGCCATACCCAGACGCCGGGCCGCAGCCGCCTTGTTCCCGCCGCAGGCCTGGAGGGCGAGGCGGATCTCCTCCATCTCCCGCAGCGGATCTCCCGGGGCGGTGTAACGGGCGCTGTCTCTCTCGGACACGGACCCGGCGCGGCGAGTCGCCATGGAGCGGCCCCATGCACGCAGGTCCGGGGGGAGGTGCTGCGGGCGGATGACGGCCCCACAGGCGAACACGGCTGCCGCTGCGAGGGCGTTCTCCAGTTCGCGGATGTTGCCCGGCCACGGGTAATCCAGAATTACGGCAAGTGCTTCCGGGCAGATCGGTGACTCCGCACCCGTGGAGCCATCGCGGAGTACATGCTCTACGATGGCCGGGATCTCATCGCGCCGCTCCCGCAGCGAAGGAACTCGGTACTGCAGCACGGAGAGCCGATAGTACAGGTCCTGGCGAAAGCGCTTCTGCCGCACCATCTCTGCGAGGTCATGATTGGTGGCGGCGACGACCCGCACGTCGACGAGTACCTCCCGCATAGACCCGAGCCGGCGAATGACCCCTTCTTCGAGAACCGCGAGGAGCTTCGCCTGGACGTTTAGAGGGATCTCGCCGATCTCATCCAGGAAGAGGATTCCCCCGTCAGCGGCCTCGAAGAGGCCCTCCCCGCCCTCTCGCGCATCGGTGAACGCACCCCGCACGTGCCCGAACATCTCCCTTTCAAACAGGCTCTCCGGGATCGCGGCGCAATTCACCCGCACGAAAGGGCGGTCCGCCCGCGGCCCGCAGCGGTGGAGCTCCTTCGCGAGGTACGTCTTTCCCGCTCCCGTCTCGCCGTAAAGGATGACGGGATGGCAGCAATCGGCTGCGAGCCCGACGAAAGCTCGCATGTCTTCGGAGAACTGAGGGGGGAGCGGGTATCTCTCTCGGGCTCCCGAGACAAGACGCTGGCGGTTACTGCGCACTGATCGATCTTGCAGTGCCTGCGTGGCGCTGTTCCGTAGCGGCAGAGTCAATCCTGACCTCCTGCGTGCCGGTGTTGGTGGGGCGCCGGTGTCCCGAAGCTAACCATTTGCGTGGCGCGTCTTTAAGGGGCGCGTGCAGCATGGCATGAACATTCGTTTCCGCAATATCGTGCGGCAACTATCTGCACGCAAGGGGTGGCCGAAAAGTCACCCACGCCGCTCGCGCCGCCCGTGCTCATAGCACACCCCCCTCGCCCCTCCGCCCCTCCGCCCCCCGTCCGCCGCACCTCGTCCCCTCGCTGCCGAGCTTCGTCCCCCGTCCGTGGCGCCGTTCCCCGCCCGCCGCGATCATCCATCCCGCGGCCGACACCCTGGGCAACGCTCCGGAGCCCGGAGGCATCCTACGGGAGGACCGGCGCGGGCAGCCGGTCCTCCGCCCGCAACGACCGACCCCAGCCGCCGCCCGACCGTGGCCGGCGGCGCCCCACCCACCCTCGTCAGGCAAGCAACCTTCCATGAAGCACATACGTGGTGCGCTCCTCGCCCTTGCGGTCGCCGGTGCTCCGGCGGCGCTCCAGGCCCAGGTCCCCGGGCAGGGGGCCCCCGCCGGCGCGCGGCCCCAGGCACCGGCCGGGCAGATCCGCGGCGCGGTGATCGACGCCGCTACCGGGAAGCCGGTCCCCGGCGCCAGCGTCGGCGTCTGGAGCGCCGCCGATTCGTCGCTGGTCACCGGGGCCGTGGCCGGCGCCGACGGCCTGTTCCGCATCGAGGGGCTGCGGCCGGGGCGCTACTACCTGAAGGTGGGGGCG
This region includes:
- a CDS encoding sigma-54 dependent transcriptional regulator, which translates into the protein MRAFVGLAADCCHPVILYGETGAGKTYLAKELHRCGPRADRPFVRVNCAAIPESLFEREMFGHVRGAFTDAREGGEGLFEAADGGILFLDEIGEIPLNVQAKLLAVLEEGVIRRLGSMREVLVDVRVVAATNHDLAEMVRQKRFRQDLYYRLSVLQYRVPSLRERRDEIPAIVEHVLRDGSTGAESPICPEALAVILDYPWPGNIRELENALAAAAVFACGAVIRPQHLPPDLRAWGRSMATRRAGSVSERDSARYTAPGDPLREMEEIRLALQACGGNKAAAARRLGMARSTLWAKLRAFGYREGATEVARGDAGEAAETVVSLAGRGGASQAPPSGGSGAPTV